The sequence CAGGAAAGCGGGAAGGGGCGGTCTCTTCCCCAGACCGCCCCTTCCCGGGGTCCTTCCTACCAGATCGCCGGCGATCGCGCCGCACGGCGCGCCGGGATCAGTTGACGGTCGGATCCGTCGTCGCCGACGACAGCACCGCCAGCCGGCCGGTCTGCCGGCCCATCACCTGGCGCCACAGCTCCGGTCCCGAGAGGTCGGCGAGCACGTCCCCCGGCCGGCTCGGGACGCAGGCCCAGGCGCCCTCGGCGAGCTCACCGGCGAGCTGGCCGGGTGACCAGCCCGCGTAACCGGCGAAGACGCGCAGGCCGCTCAGCAGGCCGACGAGCGCCTCGGGGTCGGCGTCGAGGTCAACCAGGTGCACGTCACCGGCCACGGGACGCAGGCCGGGCGCGGGGACGTCCGCCGGCGCCGTGGCGAGGCACAGGGCAGTGTCGGTCTCGCACGGCCCGCCGACGTGGAAGACACCGGGGGCGACGGCGAGCTCGCTCCAGCCCGGCAGCACGTCGCGGATCTCGACCTGGCTGGGCCTGCCCAGCACCACGCCGAGCGTGCCGGTGTCGGAGTGGTCGAGGACGTAGACGACGGTCCCGGCGAAGGTCGGGTCGGTCAGGACCGGCATGGCCACCAGCAGGGCGCCCGCGCGGACGTCGTCGAGGCTGCCGATCGACAGCTGCGGAACGGCACCGGCACGCCGGCGACCTGTCGCGGGCCGCGTGGGCGGACCGGATTCGGGTTCGGGTGACGCAGGCGCCGGCGACATCTTTCCCAGTGTGCCTCAGATGCGCACCGCCCGGGACGTGCACCGGCCGTGATCCGCGTTCCCGTCGGGCGCCCGGCGCGGCTCGGCCGCGACGGCCGCGGCGCGACGGGGCGGCGGTCACGCAGGGGCGATCCAGGCGCGCCCTAGGGTGACCGCGTGGCCGAGGCGGGGACGACCGTGCGCAGCCTGCTGGCGCGACGGGACTTCCTGCGGCTGCTCGGCACCCGGCTGCTGTCGCAGTTCGGCGACGGCGTCTTCCAGGCGGCGCTCGCCGGCACCGTGCTGTTCAACCCGCAGCGGGCCGCCGACCCGGTGGACGTCGCCGCCGGTTTCGCCGTGCTCCTGCTCCCCTACTCCCTCGTGGGACCGTTCGCCGGCGTCTGGCTGGACCGCTGGAGCCGCCGGCAGGTCCTACTGCGCGCGAACGTCCTGCGCGCCGGCCTGGTCGCCGTCGTGGCGGCGCTGGTCCTCGCCGGTGTGCAGGGGCCGGCCTTCTACGCGGCCGGCCTCGCCGTCTTCTCGGTGAACCGGTTCGTGCTGGCCGCGCTGTCGGCCGGCCTGCCGCACACGACCGACGAGGCGTCACTGGTGTCGGCCAACGCGCTGTCGACGACGTCGGGCGCCGTCGCCACGGTGACCGGGGGCGGCGTCGCGCTGGCGCTGCTGCAGGTCACCGGGTCCGACGACACCGGTTACGCCTCCCTGGCGCTCTCGGCGGCGCTGCCCTACCTCGGGGCCGCCGCGGTCGTCGCCGGCTTCCCCCGGGCGCACCTGGGCCCCGACCACATGGCCCGCTCCGCCCGGCTCTCGGTCACCCAGGTGCTCGCCGGCATGGCCTCGGGCGCGCAGCACGCCTGGCGCGACCGGCATGCGGCGGCCGCGCTCACCGCCATCAGCCTGCACCGGATCTGGTACGGGCTCCTGACGCTGATGCTTCTGCTCCTCTACCGAAACACGTTCACCGAGGAGACCGGCCTGTTCCCCGGTGGGCTGGTCGGCCTCGGCGAGGTGGTCGCCGCCGGCGCCGTCGGGACCCTCACCGCCGCGGCGGTGACACCCCCGGCCGTCCGCCGGATCGGCAAGGAGCGCTGGGTCGCGCTGCTGCTCACCGTCGGCGGCCTGGCCCAGGTCGCCCTCGGTCTCCTGCTGCAGCCGCCGGCCGCCGTGCTGGCCGGCTTCGTCCTGGGCCTGATGGGCCAGGGCGTGAAGATCTGCGTGGACACCACGCTGCAGGAGTCGATCGACGACGACCACCGCGGCCGGGTCTTCTCCGTCTACGACACCCTCGTCAACGTCGGGTACGTCGCCGCCCTCGTCGCAGGCGCCTTCGCCCTCCCCGCGTCCGGGGTGTCGCCCCCGCTGCTCGCCGTCGTCGGCGCGGGGTACGTGGCCACGGCGCTGCTGCACAGCCGCATGACCCGGCGCTGAGTCGTCCCCGCCCTCAGAGCTCGGGGATGCACGGCCCCCCACCCAGCGCGGCGAGGCCGGTCAGGTCCCCGCTCGCGAAGTCGGTCACCGCGCGACGGGTCTCGGGGAACATCAGCTCCCGGTCGTCGTCGACGTGGGAGAGGCCGACCAGGTGCCCCAGCTCGTGCAGCACCACCGAGCGCAGGATCGCGGCCCCGTCCCGCTCGCCGAGGAGCTGCGGTGCCTGCCCGGCGTCGAGGCTGACGGTGCCGGTCACGTAGACCCGCGGCCCGTCGCCCAGCGACACCGCGGTGCTGCCCGCCGCCCCGATGACGTCCGCGGCCAGCGCGGGGTTCTCCGCCTCGGTCTGCCAGCCGATCAGCACCGGCGCCCACCGGTCGCCGTAGCGCTCCGGCTGGTACGGGGCCCGGTCGCCGGTCAGCGGCTCGTCGGAGTAGCCGTCGAACACGAAGCGCAG is a genomic window of Blastococcus sp. HT6-30 containing:
- a CDS encoding YqgE/AlgH family protein, coding for MSPAPASPEPESGPPTRPATGRRRAGAVPQLSIGSLDDVRAGALLVAMPVLTDPTFAGTVVYVLDHSDTGTLGVVLGRPSQVEIRDVLPGWSELAVAPGVFHVGGPCETDTALCLATAPADVPAPGLRPVAGDVHLVDLDADPEALVGLLSGLRVFAGYAGWSPGQLAGELAEGAWACVPSRPGDVLADLSGPELWRQVMGRQTGRLAVLSSATTDPTVN
- a CDS encoding MFS transporter encodes the protein MAEAGTTVRSLLARRDFLRLLGTRLLSQFGDGVFQAALAGTVLFNPQRAADPVDVAAGFAVLLLPYSLVGPFAGVWLDRWSRRQVLLRANVLRAGLVAVVAALVLAGVQGPAFYAAGLAVFSVNRFVLAALSAGLPHTTDEASLVSANALSTTSGAVATVTGGGVALALLQVTGSDDTGYASLALSAALPYLGAAAVVAGFPRAHLGPDHMARSARLSVTQVLAGMASGAQHAWRDRHAAAALTAISLHRIWYGLLTLMLLLLYRNTFTEETGLFPGGLVGLGEVVAAGAVGTLTAAAVTPPAVRRIGKERWVALLLTVGGLAQVALGLLLQPPAAVLAGFVLGLMGQGVKICVDTTLQESIDDDHRGRVFSVYDTLVNVGYVAALVAGAFALPASGVSPPLLAVVGAGYVATALLHSRMTRR